tcctgggagacgtcccaggatcaggggaggaccagggacgcctggtggaccccccGGCAGAGGATCATTGCGTTTTGATCCCGTCGTCGCGCCtagggaggcgcgctctgccatctgagTCCTTTTCCTGCCTTTACGCAACTCGGTCTCGCCGAcgcttttggtttctttttgtcttatttgtaGTAAGTCTCTCTCTTATTGTCCCTCTCTTCGAGGTCTACGAAATGGGACAAGGTACTTctacccctctctctctcactctagatcactggaAAGATGTAAAGACCAGGGCCCATAACCAATCCGtggaaatcaaaaaaggaaaatggcagactctCTGCTCTTCCGAATGGCCTACGTTCGGCATAGGGTGGCCGCCAGAAGGAACCTTTAATCTCTCTGTcctttttgcagttaaaaagattgtctTTCAGGAAACCGGAGGACATCCAGACCAAGTCCCATACATTGTGGTGTGGCTGGACCTCGCCCAGAGCCCTCCTCCGTGGGTGCCACCCTCCGTCAAGGTCGCTGTTGCCTCTGGCCCAGAAAATTCTCGAGGACCACCTGCAAGGAGGCCCTCCGCTCCTCCCCCAATCCCCATTTATCCCGCAACAGACGATTTACTCCTTATGTCTGAACCTCCGCCCTACCCGGCGGCACTGCCACCTCCCTTGGCCCCCCAAGCGGTCGGACCAGCGCCGGACCAGGCGCCCGATACTTCTGACCTTGGGGGACTAGCCACCAGGACCAGGAGTCGTCGCGTCCGTAGCCCGGCggacgactcgggtcctgactccactgtggtTTTGCCCCTCCGAGCCGTGGGACCCCcggccgagcccaacggcctgatccctctacaatattggcctttctcCTCAGCAGACCtctataattggaaatctaaccatccttctttctcTGAGAACCCAGCAGGACTCACAGGGCTCCTTGAATCTCTTATGTTTTCCCATCAGCCAACTTGGGACGACTGTCAACAACTTTTACAGATTCTATTCACCACTGAGGAGCGAGAAaggatcctcctggaggctcgcaagaacgttctcggggacaacggggcccctactcagctcgagaacctcattaatgaggcttttCCCCTTAATCGGCCCcagtgggattacaacacggccgcaggtagggagcgtctcctggtctaccgccggactctagtggcaggtctcaaaggggcagcccggcgccccactaatttggccaaggtaagagaggtcttgcagggaccggctgaacccccttcggttttttTTAGAACGTCTAACCGAGGCCTATAGGAGATatactccgtttgacccctcttctgaggggcagcaggctgcggttgccatggccttcatcgggcagtcagccccagatattaaaAGGAAGTTACAGAGGCTAGAAGGGCTCCAAGactattccttacaagatttagtgagggaggcagaaaaagtgtatcataagagagagacagaagaggagagacaagacagagaaaaaaaggaggcagaagaaagggaaagacgacgcgataagcgccaagagaaaaatttaactaggattctGGCCGCAGTAGTAGGTGAAAGAGAGTTTAGAGACAGGAAGGCAGaaaacctgagcaaccgggcgaGGCAGACACCTAGGGAAAGAAGACCCCCCCTGGACAGAGACCAGTGCGcatactgtaaagagaaggggcattgggcaagagaatgtccccaaaagaaaaacatccgaaaagccaaagttctgtccctagatgactaggggagtcggggttcggatcccctccccgaacctagggtaacgctgactgtggaggggacccccatcgagttccTAGTCGACACTGGGGCTGAGCACTCGGTATTGACCCAGCCTCTGGGTAAAATAGGGTCCAGACAAACAGTCGTGGAAGGGGCAACAGGCAGTAAaatctacccctggaccacaaagagacttttaaagattggacataaacaagtgacccacTCCTTcctggtcatacccgagtgccctgctcctctgttagGCAGGGACCTCCTAACCAAACTAAAAGCCCAGATCCAGTTCTCGGCTGAGGGTCCACAAGTAACGTGGGATGATCgccctactatgtgcctggtcctaagcttagaagaagaataccggctacatgaaagACCAGTTCCCTCCTCTATTGATCCGTCCTGGCTCCAGCTTTTTCCCTCTGTATGGGCCGAAAAAgcaggcatgggactggccaaACAAGTCCCACCAGTAATAGTAGAACTaaaatcaggtgcctcaccggtgacTGTTCGTCAATACCCAATGAGCAAGGAGGCCCAAGAAGGCATCAGGCCTCACATCCAAAGATTCTTAAACCTAGGAGTCCTGGTGCCCTGTCAgtcgccctggaatacccctctgTTGCCTGTAAAGAAgtcagggaccaatgactatcggccagttcAAGACCTGAGGGAAATTAATAAGAGGGTGCAGGATATACATCCTACCGTCCCAAATCCTTACAGCCTCCTGAGCTCCCTCCCGCCTAGCCACACCTGGTATTCAGTCCTGGATCTTAAGGACGCCTTCTTCTGCCTCAGGCTACATCCCAACAGCCAGCCGTTGTTCGCGTTTGAGTGGAGGGACCCAGAAAAAGGCACCAcaggtcagttgacctggacccggctgccacaggggtttaAGAACTCTCCCACCATCTTCGACGaagccctccaccgggatttggCTCCTTTTAGGGCCCTCAACTCCCAGGtaatattactccaatatgtggacgacctcctggtGGCGGCCCCCACATACAAggactgcaaagaagggacacaaAAACTCCTACAGGAGTTAAGTAGGTTGGGATATCGGGTATCAGCcaaaaaggcccagctctgccagagagaggtcacctatctggggtatctgctcaaagaaggaaaaaggtgGCTGACCCCGGCTcgaaaggctactgttatgaaaATTCCTACCCCCACGACCCCTAGACAGGTTCGTGAGTTCCTGGGCACTGCTGGATTCTGCAGGCTTTGGGTCCCTGGGTTCGCCACCCtagctgcacccttgtaccccctgacaaaaGAGGGCAACTCTTTTATTTGGACTGAGGAACATCAGAGGGCTTTTGatcacataaaaaaagccttgctgtcagccccTGCTCTGGCCCTCCCGGATCTCACCAAACCATTCACTCTATatgtagatgaaagagccggcgTAGCCCGGGGAGTGCTCACTCAGGCTCtaggaccctggcggcggccggtagcttatctatcaaaaaaactagATCCGGTGGCcagcgggtggccaacctgcctgaaagcggttgcagccgtTGCGCTCCttctcaaagacgctgataaacTAACTCTGGGGCAAAacgtgactgtgattgcttcccatagcctcgaaagcatcgtgcggcagccccccgaccgaTGGATGACCAACGCTaggatgactcattaccagagctTACTACTGAATGAAAAGGTAACATTCGCTCCCCCTGCCATCCTAAACCCAGCTACTCTACTACCAGCCGAACCGGAAGCAACCCCAGTGCACAGGTGTTCcgagatcctcgccgaagaaactgggACTCGCCAGGACCTCAAGGATCAGCCATTGCCTGGGGTGCCAAcctggtatacggacggtagtAGTTTTATTGCGGAAGGTAGACGGCgggcaggggccgccatcgtagatggccaGCGGACGGTGTGGGCGAGCAGCTtgccagaaggtacgtcagcTCAGAGGGCCGAACTGGTGGCTTTGACCCAGGCGTTGCGCCTAGctaaaggaaaaaacatcaatatCTATACAGACAGCAGGTACGCTTTCGCCACCGCTCAtgttcatggggcaatatataaacaaagggggttgctcacttcggctggaaaagacattaaaaacaaagaagagattttggccctgctagaggccatcCACCTCCCCAAACAGGttgccattatccactgccccggccatCAGAAGGGAAGCAACCCTGTAGCCACCGGAAACCGGAGGGCCgatgaggctgcaaaacaagccgccctgtcgaccagagtgctggcagaaactaccAAACCTCAGGAGCTAATCGAACCTGCCCAGACGAAGGCCAAGCTAGGAGAACTCAcccctgaccagggaaaagaattcattcagcggctACACCGGCTGACGCACTTGGGGCCAGCAAAACTTCTCCAGTTAataaaccgcaccagcctcctcatcccaaaCCTCTCGTTGGCAGTTCGCGAAGTCGCCAGTCAGTGTcaggcttgtgccatgactaatgcggtcgcaacctaccgagagaccggaagaagacaacgaggagatcgacccggcgtatactgggaagtagacttcaCAGAAATAAAGCCTGGTcggtatggaaacaggtatctgctggtatttatagatactttctctggatgggtagaagcttttcctactaagactgaaacggccctgaccgtctgcaaaaagatattagaagaaatcctaccccgcttcgggatccctaaggtactcgggtcagataatggcccagcctttgttgctcaggtaagtcagggactggccacacaactggggatacaatggaaattacattgtgcgtatagaccccagagctcaggacAGGTAGAgagaatgaacaggacaatcaaagagaccttgactaaattagccttagagaccggtggaaaagattGGGTGGCTCTCCTTCCTttagcgctgctcagagccaggaacACCCCTGGCCGGTTTGGTCTGACTCcctatgaaattctctatgggggaccgcCCCCTATACTTGGGTTTGGAGAGACGTTGGGTCCTGATGataatttctttcctgtcttattcactcatttaaaggctttagaagttgtaaaaacccagatctgggaccagatcaaggaggtatacgagccaggcgccgtggccatccctcatccgttccaggtcggagaccaagtgcttgttaggcgccatcggaccggcagccttgagcctcggtggaaaggcccgtacctggtgctg
Above is a genomic segment from Cynocephalus volans isolate mCynVol1 chromosome 7, mCynVol1.pri, whole genome shotgun sequence containing:
- the LOC134381805 gene encoding LOW QUALITY PROTEIN: uncharacterized protein LOC134381805 (The sequence of the model RefSeq protein was modified relative to this genomic sequence to represent the inferred CDS: deleted 1 base in 1 codon; substituted 1 base at 1 genomic stop codon), producing the protein MGQVKKIVFQETGGHPDQVPYIVVWLDLAQSPPPWVPPSVKVAVASGPENSRGPPARRPSAPPPIPIYPATDDLLLMSEPPPYPAALPPPLAPQAVGPAPDQAPDTSDLGGLATRTRSRRVRSPADDSGPDSTVVLPLRAVGPPAEPNGLIPLQYWPFSSADLYNWKSNHPSFSENPAGLTGLLESLMFSHQPTWDDCQQLLQILFTTEERERILLEARKNVLGDNGAPTQLENLINEAFPLNRPQWDYNTAAGRERLLVYRRTLVAGLKGAARRPTNLAKVREVLQGPAEPPSVFLERLTEAYRRYTPFDPSSEGQQAAVAMAFIGQSAPDIKRKLQRLEGLQDYSLQDLVREAEKVYHKRETEEERQDREKKEAEERERRRDKRQEKNLTRILAAVVGEREFRDRKAENLSNRARQTPRERRPPLDRDQCAYCKEKGHWARECPQKKNIRKAKVLSLDDXGSRGSDPLPEPRVTLTVEGTPIEFLVDTGAEHSVLTQPLGKIGSRQTVVEGATGSKIYPWTTKRLLKIGHKQVTHSFLVIPECPAPLLGRDLLTKLKAQIQFSAEGPQVTWDDRPTMCLVLSLEEEYRLHERPVPSSIDPSWLQLFPSVWAEKAGMGLAKQVPPVIVELKSGASPVTVRQYPMSKEAQEGIRPHIQRFLNLGVLVPCQSPWNTPLLPVKKSGTNDYRPVQDLREINKRVQDIHPTVPNPYSLLSSLPPSHTWYSVLDLKDAFFCLRLHPNSQPLFAFEWRDPEKGTTGQLTWTRLPQGFKNSPTIFDEALHRDLAPFRALNSQVILLQYVDDLLVAAPTYKDCKEGTQKLLQELSRLGYRVSAKKAQLCQREVTYLGYLLKEGKRWLTPARKATVMKIPTPTTPRQVREFLGTAGFCRLWVPGFATLAAPLYPLTKEGNSFIWTEEHQRAFDHIKKALLSAPALALPDLTKPFTLYVDERAGVARGVLTQALGPWRRPVAYLSKKLDPVASGWPTCLKAVAAVALLLKDADKLTLGQNVTVIASHSLESIVRQPPDRWMTNARMTHYQSLLLNEKVTFAPPAILNPATLLPAEPEATPVHRCSEILAEETGTRQDLKDQPLPGVPTWYTDGSSFIAEGRRRAGAAIVDGQRTVWASSLPEGTSAQRAELVALTQALRLAKGKNINIYTDSRYAFATAHVHGAIYKQRGLLTSAGKDIKNKEEILALLEAIHLPKQVAIIHCPGHQKGSNPVATGNRRADEAAKQAVGPERRSGGWRGLLQPLFHELSSADEDHGGAGQMAERGLPGVAAAPAEAEPAVVTEATCLLSGLRGPQTVAPQLSSGTPLPTLRRRLVWDASNRRFTHSTQVAVEGPGTCGSCKGTSGPRNTQVCDRHERRPGRLCPRRSAAPRAAHALGEHVLEQPAPPSQLPQVSACHVYTRHHRLFLPGATRVGDGRTKRQRPGDCWEPHCCLLDERQALDRPPPQQPRRKEGQSSVSGVGSSSAFPL